AAGGATAGGTCCACGTCGACGGTGGTGGCGTCGACTGCCCTGGCACCCAGGATGACGATGTTGGAGTCGTAACTGGTGCGCAGGCCCGCTGCAAACCCGACAACTCCCGCACTGGATTGCTGATCCGGGGCCTGAACGCTGTAGGCGGCGGCGTAATCCCCGCTGTCAATACCTTCGAAGTAGGTATTGAGGCTCTGGATTATCCCGGCCAGCCTGGGGTCCGGTGCCGAGTCGGCCCCCGTCGTGGGACTCACTGCCTGCTGTTGCTGAGACGGCCCAAGCGGGTTCTGGCAATCCGCAGGTGGTTGCGGAACAGGAGCCGACGCCCACTGGGCATCGGCAACGCTGGCCTGGCTGGCCGGCACCGCATAGCCGATTCCGTTCGCGTCCGTGCGGAGGGCGTCCACCAGTCCCACCACGGATCCGTCGGCGGCGATCAGGGGGCCGCCACTGTTGCCGGGATTGATGGGGGTGTCAGTCTCGATCAGCCCCATGCGGGTCGTGCCGTCAACGGTGATGGTGCGATCGAGCCCACTGATGTCACCGTGGGTCAGGGTGATCGGGTCCCCGATGGGAAACCCGATGGCAGCGACCGGGTCACCGACGCCGGGAGTTGTTCTGGCGAAGTGAAAGTGGTACCCGGTGAGAGGTTGGTCGGCCCGTATCAAGGCCAGATCTCGCGTGGGGTCGGTGCCGATCACGGTGCCGGTCGTGCGGCCGGCAGCGGTGATCAGGCTGACGACGGCCGATTGCGTCACGACATGGTCGACGGTGGCGACCAGAGTCGCAGAAAGAAGAAACCCCGTGCCGATGCCTGAGGACGAGCAGCTGACCGTTTCGATACGAACGACACCGGACTGTTGCTTTGCGTAAATCGCGGCAAAGTCCGCCGATGGACTCCGGGTCGTCTCGACCGAGGTCGCACTCGTCGACACCAGCGTCGTTGCGGTCTTGATCGGCGTGCCGGACTGACCGGTGCTGGGCGATACGGGGCGGACCGCCGGTGGGCTGTCATGTGCGGTGCCCACCGAGCCGTCGGCAGCTGCTGTCGAGGCGGCTGATCGGGTCATCGCAGAGGCGCCGCCGGTGACTGGCCCAGGCCTTTGGACAAGCAGGAAGACCGCAGCTGAGGCCGCAGCAACCGCGATGATGATCGCACTGATGAGAGTCCCTCGACCCAGCCGCCGCTTGGCCGACCCAATTGCCGTCGGTTCCGTACCTCGTGTCGTCGACGCGCCGTATGACGTTTGCGCGGTCGCCCCCGCCGACAGCCGCGCGCCGCAATGCCCACAGAACATCCCCTGGTCACCGACCAACACGCCACATCGAGTGCAGTACACGGCCCCTCCTTGATCGACGTGATCGGGGCGAAGCCGAAGGTGCCTATCCGCTCCGACGACACCACCTGACGTGACTGTGGATTATCGCCCCATTTCGTGACTTTGGTCCCTTACGTGAGCCGACGGGACTGTCCACCATTGACCGGAGGGTCAGGACAGGAGGGTCTTCATGGCGGACGAGCCCGGCGGCGGGCGGGCCGACACGCTGCCCGTAGCGGCATCGGTCTCCCCACGACAGCTGGACACGGCCGGCCTGCAGGCGCTGATCGATGTGCTCGCCGGGCGCGGGTACACGGTGATCGGGCCCACGATCAGCGGCGGTGCGATCGTGAACGCCCCGATCCGGACCATCGACGACCTGCCCCGGGGTTGGGGTGATGACCAGGACGCCGCGCACTATCGGCTGCGTCACCGGGACGACGACGCCTACTTCGGGTTCGCCTCGGGCGCGCAATCGGCGAAGCCGGTCTTCTTCCCGACCGACGAGTTGCTGTGGCGAGGGCGCCGCGCCCACGGGGAGGTCACGGTCGAGTCAGACGTCGAAGGCGGCGCAGCACCGGACGGCGCCGGCCCGGTGGCGCTCCTGGGCGTCCGGTCCTGCGACCTGCACGCGATCGCCATCCACGACCGGGTGCTCGGCGGCCGGGTACGCGCCGACGCCCACTACGTCGCCCGCCGGGACGACGCCTTCATCGTCTCGGTCAGTTGCACCGATCCCGGTGGCACCTGTTTCTGTGTCTCGATGGGCACCGGCCCGCGTCCGGAGAACGGCCCCGACGCCCGGTTCGATCTCTCGCTGACCGAACTGCTGGACGGAGGTGGCCACCGCTTCGTCGTCGAGGTCGGTTCAGCACGGGGCGCCGAGGTACTGACCGAGATCTCCGCTTCGCCGGCCCCGCCCGACGATCTCGCCGCCGCGGACGAGGTGGCGCAGTCGGCGGCCGGCCGCATGGGCCGCACGCTGGACACCGACGGGATCAAGGAACTGCTGTACGCGAGCGTGGAGAGCCCTCGCTGGGATGACGTCGCCTCCCGGTGCCTCGCCTGCGGCAATTGCACGATGGTCTGCCCCACTTGCTTCTGCACCACGGTGGAGGACATCGGGGACCTGACCGGCGACGACGCCGAACGTCATCGCTTCTGGGACTCCTGCTTCGACGCCGACTTCTCCTACATCCACGGCGGAACGGTCCGGGCCTCGACGAAATCCCGGTACCGGCAATGGATGACGCACAAGCTCGGCTCCTGGATCGACCAGTTCGGGACGTCCGGGTGTGTCGGCTGCGGCCGCTGCGTCACATGGTGCCCCGCCGCCATCGACATCACCGCCGAGGCCGCCGCGCTCCGCGGGGCGACGCCGCAACCCGACCGTCCGTTCTGAGCCGCTCATGCAGACCGTTGCGCGCTATCTGCCCGACCACCCTTTCCTGGCCGGGTTGGACCCCGCGGCCACGGAACTGCTGGCGGGTTGCGCCGTGGCCGTCCACCGGCGCGCCGACGAGTTCCTCTTCCGCGAGGGAGCGCCGGCGTCCCACTTCTACCTCCTGCGGCACGGCCGGGTCGCCATCGAGAGTCGCACGCCCGGCGGCGCGATCGTGCTGGACACCGTCGAGGACGGAGAAGTCACCGGGTGGTCGTGGGTGGTGCCCCCGTACCGGTGGACGTTCGACGGTCGCGCCATCACCGACGTGACTGCCGTGGCCCTGGATGCGGCGTGCCTCCGGGCCCACTGCCAGGACGACCCGCGCCTGGGCCACGACCTGATGACGCGCTTCGTCCGGCTGATGAATCAACGGCTGCAGTCCGCTCGGGTCCGGCTGATCGACATGTACGGCGGAGGCCGCCATGGCTAGCGTCACCGCGCTCGAACCGGGCGGCACCACCACGTCGGGACGGCCGGATCCCATGGTGCCACGCCCATTTCGGGTGCGCCGGAATCGGCGGGACACGACCGACACCTGCACCTTGGAACTCGAGCCGGCCGATGGTGTTCCCTTGCCCTGGCACCCGGGCCAGTTCACCATGCTGCACGCCTTCGGGATCGGCGAGGCCCCGATCTCGATCAGCGGCGACCCCAGCCGATCGGATCGGCTCGAACACACCATCCGCAACGTCGGGTCCGTCACCGCAGCGCTGGTCGCCGCCGAGCCGGGGACGGTGCTGGGCGTGCGCGGGCCGTTCGGTTCCGGATGGGACGTCGGGGCGGCCCGGGGCGGGGACGTCGTGTTCGTGGCCGGCGGCATCGGGCTGGCCCCGCTCCGCCCGGCCATCCTGGAGGTGGTCGCCGACCGGGCATCCTACGACCGGGTGGTATTGCTGTACGGCGCCCGCACCCCGGAGGACATCCTGTTCGCCGACGACCTCCGGGCCTGGACCGAGCGGGACGGCATCGACGTCGAGGTGACCGTCGACAACGGGCAGTACGCGTGGCGCGGGCGGGTCGGCCTGGTCACCCACCTGATCACCCGCGCCGGATTCGACGGCGCCCGGACGCTGGCCCTGGTCTGCGGCCCGGAAGTGATGATGCGGTACGCGGCCCAGGCCCTGTCCGACCGCGGTGTGCCCCCGGCGCGGCTGCGGCTGTCGATGGAACGGAACATGAAATGCGGAGTCGGGCTGTGCGGGCACTGCCAGCTCCGTGAGCTGTTCCTGTGCGTCGACGGTCCGGTGCTCGGTTACGACCGGCTGGCGCCCTTGATCTTCCGTGCGGAGTTGTAAAGATGACGCTCGCGGCCGACCGCACCCGGACCAGACCGAAGCTCGCGGTCTGGAAGTTCGCCTCGTGCGACGGCTGCCAGCTGACCCTGCTCAATTGCGAGGACGAACTCATTCCGCTGGCCAGCCAGGTGCAGATCGCCTATTTCCCGGAGGCGACCCGCGCCGTCGTCGAAGGTCCGTACGACGTCTCGCTCGTCGAGGGTTCGGTAACCACGCCGGAGGACATCTCCCGGATCCAGCGCATCCGGGAGATGTCCCGGCAAGTGATCACCATCGGGGCCTGTGCCACGGCCGGCGGCATCCAGGCGCTGCGCAACTTCGGGGATGTCGCCGAGTTCCGGTCGATCGTCTATGCCCATCCGGAGTATCTCGCGACCCTGTCCCGCTCGACACCGATCTCGGCGCACGTCCGCGTCGACTTCGAACTGCGGGGTTGCCCGATCGACAAACATCAACTCCTGGAGGTCCTGGCCGCCGCGATCCAGGGCCGCAAGCCCCGGATCCCGGCCTACAGCGTGTGTGTCGAATGCAAACGGCGGGGGACGGTGTGCGTCACGGTGGCGCACGGAACGCCGTGCCTGGGGCCGGTCACCCACGCCGGTTGCGGCGCCCTCTGTCCGGCTTTCGACCGCGGTTGCTACGGCTGTTTCGGTCCGCAGGACACCCCGAACACCTCCTCCCTGGCCGGCCGGCTGCTCTCGCTGGGCATGCGGGAGGGCGACGTGATGCGCATCTACCGCACCTTCAACGCGGCCGCCGAGCCTTTCCGGCGCGAGTCCGAACGCCACGAAACGCTCTCCACACCAACGACTGCCGAGTCGGGGGAGGGGGCGTCAT
This window of the Nakamurella panacisegetis genome carries:
- a CDS encoding S1C family serine protease: MTRSAASTAAADGSVGTAHDSPPAVRPVSPSTGQSGTPIKTATTLVSTSATSVETTRSPSADFAAIYAKQQSGVVRIETVSCSSSGIGTGFLLSATLVATVDHVVTQSAVVSLITAAGRTTGTVIGTDPTRDLALIRADQPLTGYHFHFARTTPGVGDPVAAIGFPIGDPITLTHGDISGLDRTITVDGTTRMGLIETDTPINPGNSGGPLIAADGSVVGLVDALRTDANGIGYAVPASQASVADAQWASAPVPQPPADCQNPLGPSQQQQAVSPTTGADSAPDPRLAGIIQSLNTYFEGIDSGDYAAAYSVQAPDQQSSAGVVGFAAGLRTSYDSNIVILGARAVDATTVDVDLSFNSLQTPANGPDGDSCDNWTLTFVMIQTGDGRWLMDGAGPYHGRTHTPC
- a CDS encoding 4Fe-4S dicluster domain-containing protein; translated protein: MADEPGGGRADTLPVAASVSPRQLDTAGLQALIDVLAGRGYTVIGPTISGGAIVNAPIRTIDDLPRGWGDDQDAAHYRLRHRDDDAYFGFASGAQSAKPVFFPTDELLWRGRRAHGEVTVESDVEGGAAPDGAGPVALLGVRSCDLHAIAIHDRVLGGRVRADAHYVARRDDAFIVSVSCTDPGGTCFCVSMGTGPRPENGPDARFDLSLTELLDGGGHRFVVEVGSARGAEVLTEISASPAPPDDLAAADEVAQSAAGRMGRTLDTDGIKELLYASVESPRWDDVASRCLACGNCTMVCPTCFCTTVEDIGDLTGDDAERHRFWDSCFDADFSYIHGGTVRASTKSRYRQWMTHKLGSWIDQFGTSGCVGCGRCVTWCPAAIDITAEAAALRGATPQPDRPF
- a CDS encoding Crp/Fnr family transcriptional regulator; this encodes MQTVARYLPDHPFLAGLDPAATELLAGCAVAVHRRADEFLFREGAPASHFYLLRHGRVAIESRTPGGAIVLDTVEDGEVTGWSWVVPPYRWTFDGRAITDVTAVALDAACLRAHCQDDPRLGHDLMTRFVRLMNQRLQSARVRLIDMYGGGRHG
- a CDS encoding FAD/NAD(P)-binding protein — encoded protein: MASVTALEPGGTTTSGRPDPMVPRPFRVRRNRRDTTDTCTLELEPADGVPLPWHPGQFTMLHAFGIGEAPISISGDPSRSDRLEHTIRNVGSVTAALVAAEPGTVLGVRGPFGSGWDVGAARGGDVVFVAGGIGLAPLRPAILEVVADRASYDRVVLLYGARTPEDILFADDLRAWTERDGIDVEVTVDNGQYAWRGRVGLVTHLITRAGFDGARTLALVCGPEVMMRYAAQALSDRGVPPARLRLSMERNMKCGVGLCGHCQLRELFLCVDGPVLGYDRLAPLIFRAEL
- a CDS encoding NADH-quinone oxidoreductase subunit B family protein codes for the protein MTLAADRTRTRPKLAVWKFASCDGCQLTLLNCEDELIPLASQVQIAYFPEATRAVVEGPYDVSLVEGSVTTPEDISRIQRIREMSRQVITIGACATAGGIQALRNFGDVAEFRSIVYAHPEYLATLSRSTPISAHVRVDFELRGCPIDKHQLLEVLAAAIQGRKPRIPAYSVCVECKRRGTVCVTVAHGTPCLGPVTHAGCGALCPAFDRGCYGCFGPQDTPNTSSLAGRLLSLGMREGDVMRIYRTFNAAAEPFRRESERHETLSTPTTAESGEGAS